From the genome of Vitis riparia cultivar Riparia Gloire de Montpellier isolate 1030 chromosome 2, EGFV_Vit.rip_1.0, whole genome shotgun sequence, one region includes:
- the LOC117906659 gene encoding uncharacterized protein LOC117906659, with the protein MEAMKRFMVMQPLSFNGEPNTEATEHWLRRMKRILVGLDIPEENRVSLAAYMLVDKANFWWESMKIVCDTEVMTWEEFERIFLGKYFGEVAKHAKRMEFEHLIQGIMLVLEYESHFSELSRFTLGMISEEGEKARRFQQGLRSAIKNRLVPLAIKDYSQLVKRALLVERDIKETNQIWE; encoded by the coding sequence ATGGAGGCGATGAAGAGATTCATGGTGATGCAACCTCTATCTTTTAATGGAGAGCCCAATACGGAAGCAACTGAGCATTGGTTAAGGAGGATGAAAAGAATTCTGGTGGGACTGGACATACCTGAGGAAAATAGGGTAAGTCTAGCGGCATACATGCTTGTTGACAAAGCTAATTTCTGGTGGGAATCAATGAAAATAGTGTGTGATACCGAGGTTATGACTTGGGAGGAATTTGAGAGAATCTTCCTAGGCAAGTATTTTGGAGAGGTGGCTAAGCATGCCAAGAGAATGGAGTTTGAGCACCTCATCCAAGGAATCATGTTGGTATTGGAGTATGAGTCACACTTTTCAGAGTTGTCCAGATTCACCTTGGGGATGATCagtgaggaaggagaaaaggcTAGGAGGTTCCAACAGGGGTTGAGGTCTGCTATTAAGAATAGATTAGTCCCACTAGCAATAAAGGACTATTCTCAATTGGTCAAGAGGGCTTTGTTGGTGGAGCGGGACATTAAGGAAACCAACCAAATTTGGGAGTAA